The following is a genomic window from Manihot esculenta cultivar AM560-2 chromosome 9, M.esculenta_v8, whole genome shotgun sequence.
AGATTAATCTTGCCATCACACTTCCTTCTTCAATTCTGATTCTACTGCTTTGCTTGTTCCATAAGTGTACCCCATAAGTCTCTCCACTAAGCTGAAGCAGCTTCGCTTTTACCCATCTCGAATCACCCTGGTTTTCTGGTTTCTTAAAAAATCCGCCTATTCTATTCCAGTTAACAGGGTAGAAGGCCGCCGGCGGCAGAACTGTAAAGCTATATCCAGGTCTTCCGGCAACTCTCTCAACTACTCTTGACACCAGGTAGGGTCCATTGTGTCCCCATTTGTTTCCATCAAAAGTTGCAGCAAATTCCTGTATGAACTTGAGTACAAGTGGATGTTTACCGTCGAAGACCAGAACAGCATTGTTCAATCTGGACCAGGTTTTGGACACCGTGTTAATACTTTGTGCTCCAATTGAATTTCTCAATCCTGCGAAGCTTTTTAGGACAATGAAATCTGTGTCCAAGTAGACACCTCCATACTTGAACAAAGCTGTGAGTCTAACAAGATTAGAAAGATTCTGAGCTAGTGGGATTTCGCCAGGATCCTTGTTCCCGCTCTTCATCTCCCGAAGCCAAGATTCTGCTGGAGTGTTCTTGACCAGAAAGGCCAAGTCAGGCGTAACAGCAGTAACTTTGAAGCCACGATCAAGTAGAGGTCTCAGGATCCTGTAGCCTTGCATGGAATCCAGAGTTCCTGATAGTATCACTAAGCAACCGTGAGGGTGGACTTTGAAAAGGCTCTCCATTGACAAGAAATCTCTTCTTTTAAAGGATTCTGCAGGTGAGATCCAAGTCATGAAGAATTTAACCTCACATTTATCGTTGAAAAATCTCTGAATTCGCCTGTGAAATTTCCGGGTCAAGTTGGTCGACTTGAAAATCTCAAATTCAGGCAGCTTTTTCCTGAACCATTCAATTCTTTCTTCTTCTGTGACATTGATGGGAGGAttcagaaatttctgatttgtACCGTGAACTTCTCTAATCTCTTCTTGTGTAGCAAGCAATTGTATGGTAGTAACAGTTGACTTTATTCTTCTTTCAGTTGTATGAATCTGAAGAACCTCTGAAACTTCTTGAATTTCAACGGCAGAAGATTGGAGATAAACCTTGGAAACAAGAAAATCTGCATAGAAAATAGAGAATACAGCAGCAACTGTAATAAAAGAGATGATAACAGTTTTGGCAGAGCCAAGTAGCCTGGAATCTATCACCCTGTGAGAGACGATCCTCGCCATGATATTTGATGAAAATCGGCAACAGGAAGAAAGAATTTCTAGAGAATTTTCATGATGATGAGATCAAAATCATGAAATAAAAACAAAGACACAATAGCAGCTGAGATAGAACTCATGTTTGTATAGACTTAACAGGAGTCATCTGTCCCTACGTAAGGGATAAGAATTCAGTCTTCAACATACAAAGTCTCGATATAGACTGTGTTGGGAGCTTGACAAACAATCTTAAACGCAGGTATTGCCATGGAAGCGGCCGTTGACGTGTAAGAGATCATTTAAGATTTGATTATGTAAAAGGGCATGACAAATCGTGGTCATTAAAATATTTGCGCTTTCTTGGCATTTCAAGCATAAAATTAGCCATAATCAGGACATGatctttataattaattgaCCAATGATTcagttaatattataataatcattttaattatGGATCGAACtcgtaattattttaaaaattcaaaagtaTAATAATAATTCTTCCAAAAATTAatgtttgaattaaaatataaaattgcgaattgaattttttttttaaccaaagTAATCTATTTTCAATTGCCTTGTACATTAATATTCTTGGATTAGTAGAATTGCTCATAGGTTAAGTGAAGCAACAGATTATTGACCCCAGTAGACTTGGGAAACAAAGTTCAGTAGTAATTATTTGTTTTGCAGCCTTGTTTTCACGAGATGAACTCatcacttttaatttttaatgttgtCTTTTACTTTAATCTTCTTGTGTTGCAGCAGATATTTTATAAATTCCATAGGTTAAGTGAAGCAACAGAATGTGGATGCCTGAACTCTCACGAAAAACATAATACAATATTAGGGTTGTTgattattaattgaaaaaaatcatttttagtaacagatttagtTATGtttaatttgatgaaattttaaaaaaataaaaattataaaaattaaatccgttattaaatttagtaataaattgCCATtcgttattaattttataaaataaaaaataaaagtatattaaaaatataataaaaattatgttaaattattagtttttatcattatattttatattagatattaattttggtattttaaattttattaattttatgaggaaaacaattataaaattaaatgagggGAATTTGAAAAAAGGTGAAAAAAAATGAGAATGGATGAAAATgaggaaaagaagagaaaataaggaaaaaagaaaatagaagaaaattatgatagaaaaatgaagataaaataaggaaaaagagaaaattgaagaaaaattagaaaaataaaaaggaagagaaagtaaagaaaatgaaagaaagatgaagataaaatgaagaaaaataaaagataaaattgaaaaaaatataagaaaatgaaagaaaaagttagtgaATATGAGAGAAAAGGAAGTAAATAAAAGGATTTTACAttaaaaagtaagaaaaaaaaagaataatgagagaaaatgatagaaaattgaagagaatgaaaaagagtaaaagaaaataaaagaaaaaaaaagagagaaaaagaatgaaaagtgaaagatttgagaaggtaTGAATAATAGGTAAAAGAAAATAAGACGGGAAGAAAATAAAGGAAATGAAGATAGAAgaagagaaataaattaaatgaataaaatgatgactaaattaaaaaaaatatttgttaataaaaattaaaaagcattATCTTCATTGAAAATTTAGTAACTGACTagagaataaattattaatttttaaattaataatggattatgcttattattaaataaaaaaagaataaacataaaattttaaaaatttaagtggtGTACTTTCTCTAAAATTTAGAAACGAATTTCgaaattcattaataatttgtGAATTAAGACTgaatttaataatgaattatattcattacaatattaaaaagaaaatatgaaattctagaaaataaaaagcagctttctatttaaaatttagtaatgaatttaatatgttactaattttataataaattacattatattattaattttattactattttattaatttagttattAGAAGGATTTAATAATGGATTCAAGTAAATTATTAATCTATTATTAATTTAGTAccgaattttaaaattgattacTGAATTTGCAAACAATGtcattttctataattttataataggaTCAAGTAAGAGATTTCTTAATACAttattaaattacaaaattaataatgaattttataaatgacgttttattttatagttcacccacataaaattaaatttatgaaatatttttgctattaaaataaaaataaaattgcacTTACAGACTTAACTTGATGGTAATTATATAtgaataaatctaaaatttaaaattttattttctaatctccgttttgaaaaaaaaaaaagaaatagaaacaTAACTAAACGTAATTAGCTTCTTTTGCTAATCCAACcctataatttttgtttttttatattttttattattttttcattatattcattttaaaaatattaaattaagatttaaagtttattaaaaataaaataaaattaaatagaatataataatccatttatatattattataatataaaagaatataacaataaaaaatataaattatgaaaaagagcaagtaaaaaaaagaaataaataaaaaaatataaagataactAACTAGTTTTACCACTAGCTCCAAATCTTTGTTTGAAATGGaaacttttgaaaaattttaaatgttttctcATTTTCTAATTCTTTTATTTGGTTCGTTTGtctaaattttttatctaatacTTTAAGATTATGATATTGTTTCATATTTTCTCGCTTAACATTATGGATTTTAAGTTGGATTTTTTGAGATACTGGTTGATAAttagaataaatttattttgttaagtTTTTTCTGATTTTGATTAATAATAttgtaattttcaaaaaaaaaatacatttagtAAAACTAAGAATAcaagaattcaattcttttgAATTCTTATAAGAATTAATTCTTATGAATGAAAGCAGCCAGACTTAAAATACTTGTAATAACTTGGAACTTTCTCCCTCTTAGCTTCTGTttgtaaattgaaaaattaaccaGAGAAAGTCAAATCCACTGCATCATGAGATAGGTAAATTTGCTTGCTTGTCAATAGGATCACatcaatcaatttttaattactaTCTATTATCTGGCAGATGGGCTGTCACTACAAATGCCTATTATTTTAtctgagaaaaataaattaagaacaCCAGAATAAAGTATAGAAATTGagagttttaaaattaattaaaacaataatttttaggATAAGCttgaatcaattttttttttaattattgggttctaattaaaatt
Proteins encoded in this region:
- the LOC110622526 gene encoding lactosylceramide 4-alpha-galactosyltransferase — its product is MARIVSHRVIDSRLLGSAKTVIISFITVAAVFSIFYADFLVSKVYLQSSAVEIQEVSEVLQIHTTERRIKSTVTTIQLLATQEEIREVHGTNQKFLNPPINVTEEERIEWFRKKLPEFEIFKSTNLTRKFHRRIQRFFNDKCEVKFFMTWISPAESFKRRDFLSMESLFKVHPHGCLVILSGTLDSMQGYRILRPLLDRGFKVTAVTPDLAFLVKNTPAESWLREMKSGNKDPGEIPLAQNLSNLVRLTALFKYGGVYLDTDFIVLKSFAGLRNSIGAQSINTVSKTWSRLNNAVLVFDGKHPLVLKFIQEFAATFDGNKWGHNGPYLVSRVVERVAGRPGYSFTVLPPAAFYPVNWNRIGGFFKKPENQGDSRWVKAKLLQLSGETYGVHLWNKQSSRIRIEEGSVMARLISDHCIICTNIYSS